A stretch of the Corythoichthys intestinalis isolate RoL2023-P3 chromosome 22, ASM3026506v1, whole genome shotgun sequence genome encodes the following:
- the gdf6b gene encoding growth/differentiation factor 6-B, producing MPPCRPHVVSPAGKAFEQAAEQVEATRYLKQLRVEPHYYMMSIYKTFSTAEKLGLNASFFRSSKAANTIASFVDHGQDEFPLSPLRRQRYIFDVSTLSEKSEVLGAELRIYTRVSRNISPSEPVELQLLSCQDRRPLDSKTLDLQDLYRPRWEVLDVWEPFKEWKRRESGGKRFCLELTAQSDISEKELDLNLLGLHRHARPQLKKAILVVFTRSKRRQTLFGERHAGRRWLGRAREHNRSRRTAAKKRHGRRSRSRCGKKTLRVNFRELGWDDWIIAPLDYEAFHCEGVCDFPLRSHLEPTNHAIIQTLMNSMNPGHMPPSCCAPAKLSPISILYIDSGNNVVYKQYEDMVVEACGCR from the exons ATGCCGCCCTGCCGGCCCCACGTCGTCTCGCCCGCGGGTAAGGCGTTCGAGCAGGCGGCCGAGCAGGTGGAGGCGACCCGGTACCTTAAGCAGCTCCGTGTGGAGCCTCATTACTACATGATGTCCATCTACAAGACGTTCTCCACGGCCGAGAAGCTGGGACTCAACGCGAGCTTCTTCAGATCGTCCAAGGCGGCCAATACCATCGCCAGTTTTGTGGACCACGGGCAAG ACGAGTTCCCGCTTTCACCTCTCAGGAGGCAGCGTTACATCTTCGACGTGTCAACCCTCTCGGAAAAATCTGAGGTTCTGGGAGCTGAGCTGAGAATTTACACCAGAGTATCCAGGAACATAAGCCCGTCAGAACCGGTGGAGCTCCAGCTGCTTTCCTGCCAGGACCGACGGCCGCTGGACTCCAAAACCTTGGACCTGCAGGATTTGTACAGGCCCAGATGGGAAGTCCTGGATGTGTGGGAGCCGTTCAAAGAGTGGAAGAGGCGGGAAAGCGGCGGTAAGCGTTTCTGCTTGGAGCTCACGGCCCAGTCGGACATATCTGAGAAGGAGCTGGACTTGAACCTACTGGGCCTCCACCGGCACGCCAGGCCTCAGCTGAAAAAGGCCATCCTGGTGGTTTTTACCAGATCCAAGCGGCGGCAGACGCTTTTTGGCGAGAGGCATGCGGGCCGACGCTGGCTCGGCAGAGCCAGAGAGCACAACCGCAGCAGGCGGACGGCGGCCAAGAAGCGTCACGGTAGGAGATCCAGGTCTAGATGCGGCAAGAAAACGCTGCGTGTGAACTTCCGCGAGCTGGGCTGGGACGACTGGATCATCGCCCCGCTGGACTACGAGGCGTTCCACTGCGAGGGCGTGTGCGACTTCCCGCTACGCTCGCACCTGGAACCCACCAACCACGCTATCATCCAGACCCTGATGAACTCCATGAACCCGGGACACATGCCGCCTAGTTGCTGCGCCCCGGCCAAGCTCAGCCCCATCAGCATCCTTTACATCGACTCGGGCAACAACGTAGTCTACAAGCAGTATGAGGACATGGTGGTCGAGGCGTGCGGGTGCAGGTAG